The proteins below come from a single candidate division TA06 bacterium genomic window:
- the def gene encoding peptide deformylase, producing MDTKKQKILPVRIYGDPVLRQKAEPVKNIDGSLISLAGQMIESLALARGLGLAAPQVGHLLALCIINLPALDSKQAKPLILINPQLQASDGKAVYQEGCLSFPGMYAEVARPQTATVTGLDRDGNPLELEASEILARVFLHELDHLNGVLFIDHLSPIKRQLLKKRLKELIAKTGDKVR from the coding sequence ATGGATACGAAAAAGCAAAAAATACTGCCCGTCAGAATCTACGGCGACCCGGTGCTGCGGCAAAAGGCCGAGCCGGTAAAGAACATCGACGGTTCGCTGATCTCTTTGGCCGGCCAGATGATCGAATCACTGGCTTTGGCCCGGGGGCTGGGATTGGCAGCGCCCCAGGTGGGCCATTTGCTGGCCCTCTGCATCATCAACCTGCCGGCCCTGGATTCAAAACAGGCCAAGCCGCTGATACTGATAAATCCCCAGCTGCAGGCTTCCGACGGAAAAGCCGTCTATCAGGAGGGATGCTTAAGCTTTCCCGGAATGTACGCCGAGGTGGCCCGGCCCCAAACCGCGACAGTCACCGGGCTGGACCGGGACGGCAATCCGCTGGAGCTGGAGGCTTCCGAAATTTTGGCCCGGGTGTTTCTGCACGAGTTGGACCACCTCAACGGGGTGCTTTTCATAGATCACCTGAGCCCAATCAAACGCCAGCTTTTAAAAAAGCGGCTCAAGGAATTGATTGCCAAAACCGGGGACAAAGTCCGATGA
- the yajC gene encoding preprotein translocase subunit YajC, producing MGQPGAPAQGQQSGGGLLNLLPIVIMFVIIYVLLILPQQRQQKKHAQMLKGLQKGDKVVAAGGIHGTVVGVDDARNIVVVKIDENVKIEVQKSTVSVKIEK from the coding sequence ATGGGACAGCCGGGAGCCCCGGCCCAGGGCCAGCAGAGCGGCGGCGGTTTACTGAACTTGCTGCCAATAGTAATCATGTTCGTCATCATCTACGTCCTGCTGATCCTGCCCCAGCAGCGCCAGCAGAAAAAACACGCCCAGATGCTCAAGGGCCTGCAAAAGGGAGACAAGGTGGTGGCCGCCGGCGGCATCCACGGCACGGTGGTGGGGGTGGACGATGCCCGGAACATAGTGGTGGTCAAGATCGACGAGAACGTCAAGATCGAAGTGCAGAAGTCAACGGTCAGCGTCAAAATAGAAAAGTAA